The Arachis hypogaea cultivar Tifrunner chromosome 16, arahy.Tifrunner.gnm2.J5K5, whole genome shotgun sequence genome contains a region encoding:
- the LOC112756654 gene encoding uncharacterized protein: MVKADASVCIKVLLNATEAHFGFRPTYRRVWLEKQKAVAHIYRDWDESYNELPRWVLGVQLTMLGSVAVLRMSPVLVGSRWTARKPIFTDFSGCSHYVLRHSGIASYGNSNILPVAFELVESENAESWSFFLSHLHQHVTPQPGILVISDRHNGIKAALEDPNEGWLPPAAYRAFCI, encoded by the exons ATGGTTAAAGCTGATGCATCCGTCTGCATCAAGGTACTGCTGAATGCGACGGAGGCACACTTTGGGTTCCGGCCGACTTATAGGAGGGTTTGGTTGGAAAAGCAGAAGGCCGTTGCCCATATTTACAGAGattgggatgagtcatacaacgagctGCCGCGATGGGTCTTAGGTGTGCAGCTGACGATGCTTGGTAGTGTTGCAGTGCTGAGGATGAGTCCTGTTCTAGTGGGGAGTAGGTGGACGGCTCGCAAGCCTATTTTCACCGACTTTTCTGGATGTTCCCACTATGTATTGAGGCATTCCGGCATCGCAAGCT acgggaactccaacatccTACCTGTTGCATTTGAACTCGTGGAGAGTGAGAATGCGGAGTCCTGGTCGTTTTTTCTATCCCATCTCCACCAGCACGTGACCCCACAACCGGGTATCCTGGTGATATCAGATAGGCACAACGGTATCAAGGCTGCGCTTGAGGATCCCAACGAAGGTTGGCTACCACCTGCTGCATACCGTGCATTCTGTATTTGA
- the LOC112756430 gene encoding probable polygalacturonase — protein sequence MQLFLNCLQRFLATASQEHRRNTHMKGLVAVLLLVALSTALESNGEEYSLGPCEQKAWNNARPHSVSILEFGAVGDGKTLNTVAFQNAIFYLKSFTDKGGAQLYVPSGKWLTGSLNLISHLTLFLERGATIIASQDFDHWDVLDSLPSYGRGINVPSGRYRSLIYGQNLTDVVITGDNGIIDGQGSIWWELFKSHSLNHSRPHLVEFVDSVDVTISNLTFLNSPAWDIHPVYCSNVQILNITATAPAESPFTSGIVPDSSQKVCIESSNISTGHDAIVLKSGWDRYGVAFGKPTSSVHIRGAYLQSSSGAGLAFGSEMSGGISDVTAEQLHILNSRIGIELKTTKGRGGYMKGILISDADLVNIDLGISMSGNTGLHPDEEYDPSALPVVDGITFKNMIGSNITVAGNFSGLIDSPFTTICLSNLNFSVSSSWSCSNVIGFSSEVFPEPCPELHNSDSKSSSCFSSLYSPSSYISSLFNQHPQES from the exons atgCAACTGTTCCTCAACTGCTTGCAGAGGTTTCTTGCAACTGCTTCTCAAGAACACCGGAGGAACACACACATGAAAGGTCTA GTGGCTGTGCTTTTGCTTGTAGCATTGAGCACTGCACTGGAAAGCAATGGAGAAGAATATAGTCTTGGGCCATGTGAGCAGAAAGCATGGAACAATGCTAGGCCTCACAGTGTTTCCATCTTGGAATTTGGGGCAGTTGGAGATGGGAAAACTTTGAACACAGTTGCATTCCAAAATGCTATATTCTATCTCAAGTCATTCACTGATAAGGGTGGTGCTCAACTATATGTTCCTTCTGGCAAATGGCTAACTGGAAGTTTAAACCTTATTAGCCACCTCACTCTCTTCCTTGAAAGAGGAGCTACCATCATTGCATCTcag GACTTTGATCATTGGGATGTTTTGGATTCTCTCCCATCTTATGGTCGGGGAATTAATGTTCCAAGTGGGAGATATCGCAGCTTGATTTATGGACAGAATTTGACTGATGTGGTGATTACAG GTGATAATGGAATTATTGATGGTCAGGGTTCTATCTGGTGGGAACTTTTCAAATCACATTCCTTAAATCACAGTCGACCGCATCTTGTAGAGTTTGTTGATTCTGTTGATGTCACAATTTCCAACTTGACATTTCTAAACTCTCCTGCATGGGACATTCATCCAGTATATTGCAG CAATGTCCAAATTCTGAACATAACAGCTACTGCACCTGCTGAATCTCCATTCACAAGTGGTATAGTTCCAg ATTCTTCTCAGAAAGTTTGTATTGAAAGCAGCAACATTAGCACCGGTCATGATGCAATTGTGCTAAAGAGTGGATGGGATCGGTATGGTGTTGCCTTTGGAAAACCAACCTCAAGTGTCCACATCAGGGGTGCTTACCTACAATCATCATCGGGCGCCGGCCTAGCATTCGGGAGTGAGATGTCCGGAGGTATATCTGATGTAACTGCAGAGCAGCTTCATATACTCAACTCCCGCATTGGCATTGAACTGAAGACAACTAAGGGAAGAGGTGGCTATATGAAAGGCATCTTAATTTCTGATGCAGATTTGGTAAATATTGATTTGGGTATCAGCATGAGTGGAAACACTGGTCTCCATCCAGATGAAGAGTATGATCCAAGTGCACTTCCTGTTGTTGATGGCATTACTTTTAAGAACATGATTGGTTCAAATATCACTGTTGCTGGAAACTTTTCAGGATTAATTGATTCACCATTCACAACAATTTGTCTTTCAAACTTGAATTTCTCTGTCAGTTCTTCATGGTCTTGTTCTAATGTGATCGGTTTCTCCAGCGAGGTGTTTCCTGAGCCATGTCCTGAGCTTCATAACTCAGATTCAAAGTCTTCCTCTTGCTTTTCTTCTCTATACTCACCCTCTAGTTATATCTCGAGCTTATTCAATCAACATCCACAAGAATCATAG
- the LOC112758019 gene encoding uncharacterized protein isoform X1 encodes MSSVVESKSDGCYYSVLGVRKHSTDHEIRCAYRKMALKWHPDRWIKEPKLAVEAKKQFQHIQEAYSVLSNKGKRMIYDAGMFGFIGEDDDEVCYGFVDFMQEMVLTMQKVKHQGEKCMMEDFQGMLMDMIAESDEGRGKSGLCWSSSNSPKKKTRIL; translated from the exons ATGTCTAGTGTGGTGGAGTCTAAGAGTGATGGTTGTTATTATTCGGTGCTTGGGGTTCGCAAGCACTCAACCGATCACGAAATTCGTTGCGCTTATCGTAAGATGGCCCTG AAATGGCACCCTGATCGGTGGATCAAAGAACCAAAGCTTGCGGTGGAAGCAAAGAAACAGTTTCAGCATATTCAAGAGGCATATTCAG TTTTGTCTAATAAAGGGAAGAGAATGATATATGACGCGGGAATGTTTGGTTTTATTGGAGAAGACGATGATGAGGTTTGTTAT GGATTTGTTGATTTCATGCAAGAAATGGTCTTGACAATGCAGAAAGTGAAACACCAG ggTGAGAAATGCATGATGGAGGATTTTCAGGGAATGCTAATGGATATGATAGCAGAAAGTGATGAAGGGAGGGGCAAATCCGGGTTATGTTGGAGCTCCTCTAATAGTCCTAAGAAAAAGACACGTATCTTATAG
- the LOC112758019 gene encoding uncharacterized protein isoform X2 has protein sequence MSSVVESKSDGCYYSVLGVRKHSTDHEIRCAYRKMALKWHPDRWIKEPKLAVEAKKQFQHIQEAYSVLSNKGKRMIYDAGMFGFIGEDDDEGFVDFMQEMVLTMQKVKHQGEKCMMEDFQGMLMDMIAESDEGRGKSGLCWSSSNSPKKKTRIL, from the exons ATGTCTAGTGTGGTGGAGTCTAAGAGTGATGGTTGTTATTATTCGGTGCTTGGGGTTCGCAAGCACTCAACCGATCACGAAATTCGTTGCGCTTATCGTAAGATGGCCCTG AAATGGCACCCTGATCGGTGGATCAAAGAACCAAAGCTTGCGGTGGAAGCAAAGAAACAGTTTCAGCATATTCAAGAGGCATATTCAG TTTTGTCTAATAAAGGGAAGAGAATGATATATGACGCGGGAATGTTTGGTTTTATTGGAGAAGACGATGATGAG GGATTTGTTGATTTCATGCAAGAAATGGTCTTGACAATGCAGAAAGTGAAACACCAG ggTGAGAAATGCATGATGGAGGATTTTCAGGGAATGCTAATGGATATGATAGCAGAAAGTGATGAAGGGAGGGGCAAATCCGGGTTATGTTGGAGCTCCTCTAATAGTCCTAAGAAAAAGACACGTATCTTATAG
- the LOC112756431 gene encoding kinesin-like protein KIN-14I translates to MAAEAAFSFSVASVVEDVLQQHGTRLKDLDLESRKAEEAASRRYEAAGWLRKMVGVVAAKDLPAEPSEEEFRLGLRSGIILCNVINKVQSGAVPKVVESPVDSALIPDGAPLSAYQYFENVRNFLVAVQEIGLPTFEASDLEQGGKSSRIVNCVLALKSYGEWKKSGANGVWKFGGNLRPATSTKSFVRMNTEPFTNSLSRTSSINEKSLTGLNNEAESNSKMSGSQSLSSLVHAILSDKRPEEVPMLVESVLSKVVEEFEHRIASRGGEQVQPKITSRDPVSQSNGSALKFVMPDKRVDNRINMVTKKEDFIQKSRVAEQSRGQLLRQKELSDQQQRDIQELKHMLHTTKAGMQFIQMKFQEEFSNLGMHVCGLAHAASGYHRVLEENRKLYNQVQDLKGSIRVYCRVRPFFPGQPNQLSTVESIEDGTLTVHIPSKNGKGRKSFNFNKVFGPSASQAEVFLDMQPLIRSVLDGFNVCIFAYGQTGSGKTYTMTGPKEITEKSQGVNYRALSDLFLIADQRKDTFHYDVSVQMIEIYNEQVRDLLVSDGTNKRLEIRSSSNKGLSVPDASLVPVSSTLDVIELMNLGQRNRAVGATALNDRSSRSHSCLTVHVQGRDLTSGTILRGCMHLVDLAGSERVDKSEATGDRLKEAQHINKSLSALGDVIASLAQKNSHVPYRNSKLTQLLQDSLGGQAKTLMFVHISPESDAIGETLSTLKFAERVATVELGAARVNKDSADVKELKEQIANLKAALARKEGESEHSFSGSSEKYRTRAGDLSPYHASQRGTDAGDRPGCRQPMVDVGNIGLQSKSRFRHKTQSLDFDEMSSTSPPWPPVSSPGQNYAEDDKETGSGEWVDKVMVNKQDVNKTDNLLGCWESPGANGNLSDVFYQKYLQDSSKMYSEQSYNMFMGGNQFSMMAGSDEMDELDAATSDSSEPDLLWQFNHSKLSTMTMTNAVGSKTKRSIPKSAKSPEMSRIGASVSNRRHPAPVDVKRKAGNRK, encoded by the exons ATGGCGGCAGAGGCAGCATTCTCCTTCTCAGTGGCGTCCGTGGTGGAGGATGTGCTGCAGCAGCACGGCACTCGACTCAAAGATCTTGATTTGGAGTCCAGGAAAGCAGAAGAAGCTG CATCTAGAAGATATGAAGCAGCAGGGTGGCTTAGAAAAATGGTTGGAGTTGTTGCGGCCAAAGATTTACCGGCTGAACCCTCTGAAGAAGAGTTTAGGCTTGGTTTGAGAAGTGGGATTATTCTTTGTAATGTTATTAACAAGGTTCAATCTGGAGCTGTTCCCAAG GTTGTGGAGAGTCCTGTTGATTCTGCATTGATCCCGGATGGGGCACCATTATCGGCATATCAGTACTTCGAAAACGTGAGGAATTTTCTGGTTGCTGTCCAGGAAATTGGACTTCCTACTTTTGAGGCATCTGATCTGGAACAG GGAGGAAAATCATCCAGGATTGTGAATTGCGTCTTGGCCCTTAAATCCTATGGTGAATGGAAAAAGAGTGGGGCAAATGGTGTGTGGAAATTCGGGGGAAATCTCAGACCAGCTACATCAACGAAATCTTTTGTGAGAATGAACACAGAGCCATTTACTAATTCCTTGTCGAGGACCTCATCGATTAATGAAAAGTCTCTAACCGGTCTTAACAATGAAGCTGAATCTAATAGTAAAATG TCTGGTTCCCAATCATTGAGTTCGCTTGTTCATGCGATTCTATCAGATAAGAGGCCAGAAGAAGTTCCAATG TTGGTTGAATCTGTTTTAAGCAAGGTTGTAGAAGAGTTCGAACATCGGATTGCAAGCCGAGGAGGTGAACAGGTACAGCCAAAAATAACTTCAAGAGATCCTGTTTCTCAAAGCAATGGGTCTGCATTGAAGTTTGTTATGCCAGATAAAAGG GTGGACAACAGGATTAATATGGTAACAAAGAAAGAGGATTTCATTCAGAAAAGCCGTGTTGCTGAGCAATCAAGAGGCCAACTTCTGAGACAGAAAGAGCTATCTGATCAACAACAGAGGGATATTCAA GAACTGAAGCACATGCTCCACACAACAAAAGCTGGTATGCAGTTTATCCAAATGAAATTTCAAGAGGAGTTCTCTAATCTAG GTATGCACGTTTGTGGCTTAGCTCATGCTGCATCCGGATATCATAGAGTTCTTGAAGAAAATCGCAAACTATATAATCAAGTCCAGGATCTCAAGG GGAGTATTCGAGTTTATTGTCGAGTAAGACCCTTCTTTCCTGGACAACCAAACCAGTTGAGCACAGTTGAAAGTATAGAAGATGGAACTCTCACTGTACATATTCCTTCAAAGAATGGGAAGGGACGCAAATCCTTTAACTTCAACAAGGTCTTTGGACCATCTGCATCCCAAG CGGAGGTCTTCCTTGATATGCAGCCACTCATTAGATCTGTTCTTGACGGTTTCAATGTTTGCATATTTGCATATGGCCAAACAGGATCCGGAAAAACTTACACTATG ACTGGACCAAAAGAGATCACAGAGAAAAGCCAAGGTGTGAACTACAGGGCTCTAAGTGATTTGTTTCTCATAGCAGATCAAAGAAAGGATACTTTCCACTATGATGTTTCTGTTcaaatgattgagatatataatGAGCAAGTCAGGGATCTACTTGTTAGTGATGGAACAAACAAAAG ATTAGAAATCCGTAGTAGTTCCAACAAAGGGCTCAGTGTGCCAGATGCAAGCCTTGTCCCTGTATCATCAACACTTGATGTTATTGAGCTAATGAACCTTGGGCAAAGGAACCGCGCAGTTGGAGCAACAGCCCTTAACGATCGTAGTAGCCGATCTCATAG TTGCTTGACTGTTCATGTTCAAGGAAGAGATTTGACATCTGGAACCATACTTCGCGGATGCATGCATTTAGTTGACTTGGCAGGAAGTGAAAGGGTAGACAAATCTGAGGCCACAGGAGACAGACTAAAAGAAGCACAGCATATCAACAAATCCCTTTCTGCTCTTGGGGATGTCATTGCTTCCCTTGCTCAGAAAAACTCACATGTTCCTTACAGAAACAGTAAACTCACACAATTGCTCCAGGATTCACTTG GTGGACAGGCCAAGACACTAATGTTTGTTCATATAAGTCCAGAGAGTGATGCTATTGGAGAAACACTCAGTACCCTTAAATTTGCCGAAAGGGTTGCCACAGTTGAACTCGGTGCTGCTCGAGTAAACAAGGATAGTGCAGATGTCAAAGAGCTCAAAGAACAG ATTGCGAACCTAAAGGCAGCATTGGCAAGAAAAGAAGGAGAATCGGAACATTCTTTCTCTGGTAGCTCTGAAAAATACAGGACAAGGGCTGGTGATCTATCACCTTATCACGCAAGCCAGCGAGGCACAGATGCTGGGGATCGCCCTGGATGCCGGCAACCAATGGTTGATGTTGGCAATATAGGG CTTCAAAGTAAGTCCAGATTTAGACACAAAACTCAAAGCTTGGATTTTGATGAGATGTCATCAACTTCACCACCCTGGCCCCCAGTAAGTAGTCCCGGGCAGAACTACGCAGAAGACGATAAAGAAACTGGTTCTGGAGAATGGGTGGACAAAGTCATGGTAAACAAGCAAGACGTAAACAAAACTGACAACCTCTTAGGATGTTGGGAATCACCGGGAGCCAACGGGAACTTATCCGATGTCTTTTACCAAAAATATCTGCAAGACTCTTCTAAGATGTACTCCGAACAATCGTACAACATGTTCATGGGAGGCAACCAGTTCAGCATGATGGCGGGTTCTGATGAAATGGATGAGCTTGATGCTGCAACCAGTGATTCCTCTGAACCTGACCTGCTTTGGCAATTCAATCATTCTAAACTCTCCACCATGACCATGACCAATGCAGTTGGATCAAAGACTAAGAGATCTATCCCAAAGTCAGCAAAGAGCCCAGAAATGAG CAGGATCGGTGCTTCTGTTTCAAATAGAAGGCATCCAGCTCCAGTTGATGTCAAACGTAAAGCTGGCAATAGAAAGTAA